Proteins from a single region of Dasypus novemcinctus isolate mDasNov1 chromosome 16, mDasNov1.1.hap2, whole genome shotgun sequence:
- the PGBD2 gene encoding piggyBac transposable element-derived protein 2 isoform X2: MASTSRDANSEREVCPKVKSLKLLEVLNALEEEESGNGGEVFISPPENAAGDFTDEDSGDEDGRRGAYLPASMLHATVVFEDLGTGEDHDLELQPAKKRQKTGVESQRVWTKRDIRPDFGSWTASDPHIEYLKSQELSPVGLFELFFDEGTINLIVKETNRYAWQKNFNLGLTTQELKCVLGILILSGYICYPRRRMFWETSPDSHHHLVADAIRRDRFELIFSYLHFADNSELAETDRFAKVRPLIVRMNCNFQKHAPLEEFYSFGESRCEYFGHGGSKQLHMGKSSRLGYKIWCGTTSRGYLVWFEPSQGTLFTKPDDGLDLGGSMVIKFVEALQQRGCLPYHIFFDKVFTSVKLMSILRKKGVKATGTLREYRTERCPLKDPKELKKMKRGSFDYKVDESEEIIVCRWHDSSVVNICSNAVGIEPMKLMSRSSGAANLRTQVHQPSLVRLYQEKVGGVSRMDQNIANYKVKIRGMKWYSSFIGYVIDAALNNAWQLHRICCKDAQVDLLAFRRYVACVYLESNADMSSQGRQSRRLETESRFDMIGHWIIHQDKRTRCALCHSQTNTRCEKCQKGIHAKCFREYHIR; the protein is encoded by the coding sequence AGACGCCAATTCTGAGAGAGAGGTATGCCCAAAGGTGAAGTCCCTTAAGCTACTTGAGGTTCTGAATGCTCTGGAAGAAGAAGAGTCTGGCAACGGTGGGGAGGTTTTCATTTCACCACCTGAGAATGCTGCGGGGGACTTCACCGATGAAGACTCGGGTGATGAGGATGGCCGGCGAGGTGCCTACCTGCCTGCGAGCATGCTGCATGCCACTGTTGTATTTGAGGACTTGGGCACTGGGGAAGACCATGATCTGGAGTTGCAGCCAGCGAAGAAGAGGCAGAAGACAGGTGTTGAATCTCAGCGGGTATGGACCAAAAGAGATATCCGCCCTGACTTTGGCAGTTGGACAGCATCAGATCCTCATATCGAGTATCTCAAAAGCCAGGAACTGAGTCCTGTAGGCCTCTTTGAATTGTTTTTTGATGAAGGAACTATTAATTTAATTGTTAAGGAAACCAATCGTTATGCTTGGCAGAAAAATTTCAACCTGGGTCTCACAACCCAGGAATTGAAGTGTGTTTTGGGCATTCTGATTTTAAGCGGGTACATCTGCTATCCCAGGAGAAGGATGTTTTGGGAAACATCTCCTGATTCACATCACCACCTTGTGGCTGATGCAATTAGAAGAGATAGATTTGAACTGATCTTCTCATACCTGCATTTTGCAGATAACAGTGAACTCGCTGAAACTGATAGATTTGCCAAAGTCAGGCCTCTCATTGTTCGGATGAACTGCAATTTCCAGAAGCATGCACCCTTGGAAGAGTTCTATAGCTTTGGTGAGTCCAGGTGTGAGTACTTTGGGCATGGGGGGTCCAAGCAGCTGCACATGGGAAAATCTTCCCGGCTTGGCTATAAGATCTGGTGTGGGACAACCAGCAGAGGCTACTTGGTGTGGTTTGAGCCCTCGCAGGGTACACTGTTCACCAAACCAGATGACGGTTTGGACCTGGGAGGCAGTATGGTGATAAAATTTGTGGAGGCCCTTCAGCAGCGAGGCTGTCTGCCATACCACATATTTTTTGACAAGGTTTTTACAAGCGTCAAACTCATGTCCATTTTGAGGAAAAAGGGGGTGAAGGCCACGGGGACTCTCCGTGAGTACAGGACTGAGAGATGTCCCCTGAAAGATCCCaaagaactgaagaaaatgaagaggggCTCATTTGATTACAAAGTTGACGAGAGTGAGGAGATCATTGTATGCCGCTGGCATGACAGCAGCGTGGTCAACATCTGCTCCAATGCGGTGGGCATAGAGCCAATGAAACTGATGAGTCGGTCTTCAGGAGCAGCCAACCTGCGGACCCAGGTCCACCAGCCATCACTTGTAAGGCTGTACCAGGAGAAGGTGGGGGGCGTCAGCCGGATGGACCAGAACATTGCCAATTACAAGGTGAAGATTCGGGGCATGAAATGGTACTCGAGCTTCATTGGCTATGTCATTGATGCTGCCCTCAACAATGCCTGGCAGCTGCATAGGATCTGCTGCAAAGATGCCCAGGTGGACCTCCTTGCATTCCGCAGATACGTTGCTTGTGTGTATCTGGAGAGCAACGCTGACATGTCATCTCAAGGGAGGCAGAGCAGGCGGCTGGAGACTGAGAGCCGCTTCGATATGATTGGCCACTGGATCATCCACCAGGACAAGAGGACCCGGTGTGCCCTCTGCCACTCGCAGACCAACACGCGGTGTGAGAAGTGCCAGAAGGGCATCCATGCCAAGTGCTTTAGGGAGTACCATATCCGATGA
- the PGBD2 gene encoding piggyBac transposable element-derived protein 2 isoform X3 — protein MLHATVVFEDLGTGEDHDLELQPAKKRQKTGVESQRVWTKRDIRPDFGSWTASDPHIEYLKSQELSPVGLFELFFDEGTINLIVKETNRYAWQKNFNLGLTTQELKCVLGILILSGYICYPRRRMFWETSPDSHHHLVADAIRRDRFELIFSYLHFADNSELAETDRFAKVRPLIVRMNCNFQKHAPLEEFYSFGESRCEYFGHGGSKQLHMGKSSRLGYKIWCGTTSRGYLVWFEPSQGTLFTKPDDGLDLGGSMVIKFVEALQQRGCLPYHIFFDKVFTSVKLMSILRKKGVKATGTLREYRTERCPLKDPKELKKMKRGSFDYKVDESEEIIVCRWHDSSVVNICSNAVGIEPMKLMSRSSGAANLRTQVHQPSLVRLYQEKVGGVSRMDQNIANYKVKIRGMKWYSSFIGYVIDAALNNAWQLHRICCKDAQVDLLAFRRYVACVYLESNADMSSQGRQSRRLETESRFDMIGHWIIHQDKRTRCALCHSQTNTRCEKCQKGIHAKCFREYHIR, from the coding sequence ATGCTGCATGCCACTGTTGTATTTGAGGACTTGGGCACTGGGGAAGACCATGATCTGGAGTTGCAGCCAGCGAAGAAGAGGCAGAAGACAGGTGTTGAATCTCAGCGGGTATGGACCAAAAGAGATATCCGCCCTGACTTTGGCAGTTGGACAGCATCAGATCCTCATATCGAGTATCTCAAAAGCCAGGAACTGAGTCCTGTAGGCCTCTTTGAATTGTTTTTTGATGAAGGAACTATTAATTTAATTGTTAAGGAAACCAATCGTTATGCTTGGCAGAAAAATTTCAACCTGGGTCTCACAACCCAGGAATTGAAGTGTGTTTTGGGCATTCTGATTTTAAGCGGGTACATCTGCTATCCCAGGAGAAGGATGTTTTGGGAAACATCTCCTGATTCACATCACCACCTTGTGGCTGATGCAATTAGAAGAGATAGATTTGAACTGATCTTCTCATACCTGCATTTTGCAGATAACAGTGAACTCGCTGAAACTGATAGATTTGCCAAAGTCAGGCCTCTCATTGTTCGGATGAACTGCAATTTCCAGAAGCATGCACCCTTGGAAGAGTTCTATAGCTTTGGTGAGTCCAGGTGTGAGTACTTTGGGCATGGGGGGTCCAAGCAGCTGCACATGGGAAAATCTTCCCGGCTTGGCTATAAGATCTGGTGTGGGACAACCAGCAGAGGCTACTTGGTGTGGTTTGAGCCCTCGCAGGGTACACTGTTCACCAAACCAGATGACGGTTTGGACCTGGGAGGCAGTATGGTGATAAAATTTGTGGAGGCCCTTCAGCAGCGAGGCTGTCTGCCATACCACATATTTTTTGACAAGGTTTTTACAAGCGTCAAACTCATGTCCATTTTGAGGAAAAAGGGGGTGAAGGCCACGGGGACTCTCCGTGAGTACAGGACTGAGAGATGTCCCCTGAAAGATCCCaaagaactgaagaaaatgaagaggggCTCATTTGATTACAAAGTTGACGAGAGTGAGGAGATCATTGTATGCCGCTGGCATGACAGCAGCGTGGTCAACATCTGCTCCAATGCGGTGGGCATAGAGCCAATGAAACTGATGAGTCGGTCTTCAGGAGCAGCCAACCTGCGGACCCAGGTCCACCAGCCATCACTTGTAAGGCTGTACCAGGAGAAGGTGGGGGGCGTCAGCCGGATGGACCAGAACATTGCCAATTACAAGGTGAAGATTCGGGGCATGAAATGGTACTCGAGCTTCATTGGCTATGTCATTGATGCTGCCCTCAACAATGCCTGGCAGCTGCATAGGATCTGCTGCAAAGATGCCCAGGTGGACCTCCTTGCATTCCGCAGATACGTTGCTTGTGTGTATCTGGAGAGCAACGCTGACATGTCATCTCAAGGGAGGCAGAGCAGGCGGCTGGAGACTGAGAGCCGCTTCGATATGATTGGCCACTGGATCATCCACCAGGACAAGAGGACCCGGTGTGCCCTCTGCCACTCGCAGACCAACACGCGGTGTGAGAAGTGCCAGAAGGGCATCCATGCCAAGTGCTTTAGGGAGTACCATATCCGATGA